The following coding sequences are from one Plasmodium coatneyi strain Hackeri chromosome 11, complete sequence window:
- a CDS encoding NADH-cytochrome b5 reductase, producing the protein MKRTLQEGLNFLSKNVVNVVILVMSISYVLLYVRKNKNGKKKAEDLFELYMNANENEELEEKEEGQDGGSMQKAFLDEKSKALKLSKIVKLTNTVRIFIFSYPSEYIHFGLGICKHIKFNGPNKEGKIKGKWNDREDREKDAKEIFRSYTPIYVDKNKKEVHFVIRIYHPDRKFVDGGKMSVYLEKMRNKEMVKIAGPFGVLDYRGSNKFSYLSKVVQIKKHIVMIAGGTGMAPFFRLIKHMLLFDVREGEQPFVTLIYANRNEEEILLKEVFDEYERTFERFKVVYSIDECLDETKRDTFENVGYLTEDLLRKYILKYHKLDVKVENSDTLILMCGPPPMTAFLKKMLKEDIQMENVITI; encoded by the exons ATGAAGCGGACGTTGCAGGAAGGCCTAAACTTCCTCTCGAAGAATGTGGTGAATGTCGTAATTTTGGTGATGTCTATAAGTTATGTCCTCCtatatgtaaggaaaaataaaaatggtaaaaaaaaagcagaagatcTGTTTGAACTTTATATGAACGCGAATGAGAATGAAGAGttggaggaaaaggaggaagggcaGGATGGAGGATCCATGCAGAAGGCCTTCCTGGATGAAAAGAGCAAAGCGTTGAAGCTGAGTAAAATTGTAAAGCTTACCAACACAGTAAggattttcattttttcctacccGTCGGAGTATATCCATTTCGGATTAGGCATATGTAAGCATATAAAATTTAACGGTCCCaataaagaagggaaaataaaaggcaaATGGAATGACAGGGAGGACAGAGAGAAGGATGCGAAAGAGATTTTCCGAAGTTACACTCCTATTTATGTagacaaaaataagaaggaggTTCACTTTGTCATTCGAATATACCACCCAGATAGGAAGTTTGTTGATGGTGGTAAGATGAGTGtctatttggaaaaaatgcgaaacaAGGAAATGGTTAAAATTGCGGGTCCCTTTGGGGTACTCGACTATAGGGGGAGTAACAAATTTAGTTACTTGTCCAAAGTTGTGCAGATTAAGAAGCACATCGTTATGATAGCTGGAGGAACGGGCATGGCTCCCTTTTTTCGGCTGATAAAGCACATGCTCCTGTTTGACGTGAGGGAGGGTGAGCAGCCGTTCGTGACGCTCATATATGCGAACAGGAACGAGGAGGAGATTCTGCTCAAGGAGG TTTTTGACGAATACGAGCGGACCTTCGAACGGTTCAAAGTAGTGTATAGCATAGACGAGTGCCTGGACGAGACCAAGAGGGACACCTTCGAAAATGTAGGTTACCTAACGGAAGATCTCTTACGCAAGTACATTCTTAAGTATCATAAGCTAGACGTCAAAGTTGAAAACAGCGACACACTCATTTTGATGTGCGGCCCTCCCCCCATGACGGCGTTCCTTAAGAAGATGCTGAAGGAGGACAttcaaatggaaaatgtcATAACGatttag